The following are from one region of the Natronosporangium hydrolyticum genome:
- a CDS encoding ROK family glucokinase: MSTTGQLTIGIDIGGTKIAGGVVAPDGQVLTLTRADTPAYDATRTRGVIVDMIRELGAAHQVTAVGVGAAGWIDATRDRVRFAPHLAWRDEPLRDHVAAAVGLPVAVENDANAAAWAEFRFGAGQAAGESMALITVGTGIGGGLILGGRLLRGAHGFAGEPGHQLAVPDGLPCGCGRRGCLEQYASGQALVRLAQQAAVEQPAAAEGLLELAGGSPEQITGPLVTTAARAGDKLAREAFEQIGWWLGSCLADLVQLLDPRLLVVGGGVAEAGELLLAPARDAYQRALSQRGELPAASIRPAQLGNVAGVVGAADLARELI, from the coding sequence TCACGCTGACCCGTGCCGACACCCCGGCGTACGACGCGACCCGGACCCGCGGCGTGATCGTGGACATGATCCGGGAGCTCGGCGCCGCCCACCAGGTCACCGCGGTCGGAGTCGGGGCCGCCGGATGGATCGACGCGACCCGGGACCGAGTCCGGTTCGCGCCCCACCTCGCCTGGCGGGACGAGCCGCTGCGCGACCACGTGGCTGCCGCGGTCGGGCTGCCGGTGGCGGTGGAGAACGACGCCAACGCGGCCGCCTGGGCGGAGTTCCGATTCGGCGCCGGGCAGGCGGCTGGGGAGTCGATGGCGCTGATCACCGTGGGTACCGGGATCGGCGGCGGGCTCATCCTCGGCGGCCGGCTGCTGCGCGGCGCCCACGGTTTCGCCGGGGAGCCCGGCCACCAGCTGGCGGTCCCTGACGGCCTGCCCTGCGGCTGCGGTCGCCGGGGCTGCCTTGAGCAGTACGCGAGTGGGCAGGCGCTGGTGCGGTTGGCCCAGCAGGCGGCGGTGGAGCAGCCGGCGGCGGCCGAAGGTCTGCTGGAGCTCGCGGGCGGGAGCCCGGAACAGATCACCGGCCCGCTGGTCACCACCGCGGCCCGGGCCGGAGACAAGCTCGCCCGGGAGGCGTTTGAGCAGATCGGCTGGTGGCTCGGCAGCTGCCTCGCCGACCTGGTGCAGTTGCTCGATCCGCGGCTGCTGGTGGTGGGCGGCGGGGTCGCGGAGGCCGGCGAGCTGCTGCTCGCGCCGGCCCGCGACGCGTACCAGCGGGCATTGTCACAGCGGGGTGAGCTACCGGCCGCTTCGATCCGCCCGGCGCAGCTGGGCAACGTCGCCGGGGTGGTGGGCGCCGCCGATCTGGCGCGGGAGCTGATCTGA